One genomic segment of Terrihabitans soli includes these proteins:
- a CDS encoding formate dehydrogenase accessory sulfurtransferase FdhD, which produces MKDDTKLGSFLVAPQPDDPRLTETVTGVDENGAPAEISVVVERPLTLYLNAQEIVTMMTIGDHPDLLALGYLLNQNMLLPEDEVTGVDYDEDLSVVVVRTERKTNYEEKLKKRVLTSGCAQGTTFGSLMEAIETVELPKTEVRTSWLYRLQNAINTTPSIYLKAGAIHGCVLCEEDRPLVYMEDVGRHNAVDKIAGWMYREKVDPGTKIFYTTGRLTSEMVIKTVRMGIPTLISRSGFTAWGVDLARKAGLTLIGRMRGKRFVILAGKDRVVFDQNLSYVEDEAAKSRRKGSDED; this is translated from the coding sequence GCGCCTGACCGAAACGGTCACCGGTGTGGATGAGAATGGCGCGCCGGCGGAAATCTCCGTCGTCGTCGAGCGGCCGCTGACGCTTTATCTGAATGCGCAGGAGATCGTCACCATGATGACGATCGGCGATCATCCGGATCTTTTAGCGCTCGGCTATCTCCTCAATCAGAACATGCTGCTGCCGGAAGACGAGGTCACGGGCGTCGATTACGACGAGGATCTTTCCGTTGTCGTCGTGCGCACCGAGCGGAAAACGAATTACGAGGAAAAACTGAAGAAGCGCGTACTGACATCCGGCTGCGCGCAGGGAACGACCTTCGGCAGCCTGATGGAAGCGATCGAGACGGTCGAACTACCGAAGACGGAAGTTCGCACATCCTGGCTCTACCGGCTGCAGAACGCGATCAACACGACGCCCTCGATCTATCTGAAGGCCGGCGCCATTCATGGCTGTGTGCTGTGCGAGGAAGACCGGCCGCTCGTCTATATGGAAGATGTCGGCCGTCATAACGCCGTCGACAAGATCGCCGGCTGGATGTACCGCGAGAAGGTCGATCCGGGCACGAAGATCTTCTACACGACCGGCCGCCTCACCTCCGAAATGGTGATCAAAACCGTGCGCATGGGCATTCCGACTTTGATTTCGCGTTCGGGCTTTACGGCCTGGGGCGTCGATCTTGCTCGCAAAGCCGGGCTCACTTTGATCGGCCGCATGCGCGGGAAGCGCTTCGTTATCCTTGCCGGTAAAGACCGCGTGGTCTTCGATCAGAACCTGTCTTACGTCGAAGACGAGGCCGCCAAGAGCCGCCGCAAGGGCTCCGACGAAGATTAG
- a CDS encoding ArsR/SmtB family transcription factor, with the protein MVQYTTTRLDASFAALSDATRRGVLEQLGRSDASITDLADKFHMTLTGMKKHIGVLEQAGLVTTKKLGRVRTCKLGPRQLAEETAWIEAYRQLWASRFDKLDEVVEELKQKKMADGPKNRK; encoded by the coding sequence ATGGTTCAGTATACGACAACCCGCCTCGACGCCTCGTTCGCCGCGCTCTCGGACGCCACAAGACGCGGCGTCCTTGAGCAGCTCGGGCGTTCAGACGCCTCGATCACGGACCTTGCCGACAAGTTCCACATGACCCTCACGGGCATGAAGAAACATATCGGCGTCCTGGAACAGGCAGGGCTCGTCACCACAAAAAAGCTCGGGCGCGTGCGAACCTGCAAACTCGGTCCGCGCCAACTGGCCGAAGAAACAGCATGGATCGAGGCCTACCGGCAGCTCTGGGCTTCACGCTTCGACAAATTGGACGAGGTTGTCGAGGAACTGAAGCAGAAGAAAATGGCCGATGGGCCAAAGAACAGAAAGTGA